The following are encoded in a window of Candidatus Zixiibacteriota bacterium genomic DNA:
- a CDS encoding DMT family transporter, protein MTYTGELAALTTALCWSFTALFFAEAGRRVGSFRVNSIRLLFAVAIYAIVLLVSSGRLFPSDLNRTQVFYLALSGLLGLVIGDGCGFKALVMIGPRLLTLVTVTAPIMAAAIAWVFLGERLQPISLLGIVITIAGVTWVVIERRYQNHNQFNLAHDHPDAGTLARGVTLGLVAAFGQAAGLVLSKHAMLNAGSILDPLPASFLRMLTSAVMIWIYAVIRGRFGETLGALRDRPAMLYSIGGAVCGPFLGVWTSLIAVAKIPAGVAATLNATTPIWIIPNVIVFYKEKVSLRAFFGAILAVGGVAVLFMADEILGLF, encoded by the coding sequence ATGACCTACACCGGTGAACTTGCCGCCCTCACAACCGCGCTCTGCTGGTCGTTTACGGCGCTGTTCTTTGCCGAGGCCGGCCGCCGGGTGGGCTCCTTTCGTGTAAACTCCATTCGCTTACTTTTCGCCGTCGCGATTTACGCCATAGTTCTGCTCGTTTCTTCCGGGCGGCTGTTCCCGAGCGACCTGAACCGCACTCAGGTCTTCTACCTGGCGCTCTCGGGCCTGCTCGGGCTCGTTATCGGCGACGGCTGCGGATTCAAGGCCCTCGTCATGATCGGCCCCCGCCTGCTGACACTTGTCACGGTCACGGCGCCGATCATGGCCGCGGCGATCGCGTGGGTATTCCTGGGAGAGCGCCTCCAACCGATTTCACTTCTCGGCATCGTTATCACAATCGCCGGTGTGACCTGGGTGGTGATCGAACGGCGGTATCAGAACCACAATCAATTCAACCTCGCTCACGATCATCCCGATGCCGGCACCCTCGCTCGCGGCGTCACGCTTGGGCTGGTCGCCGCATTCGGGCAGGCGGCCGGACTGGTATTGTCAAAACACGCGATGCTCAATGCGGGGAGCATTTTGGACCCGCTGCCGGCGTCGTTCCTGCGCATGCTCACTTCGGCCGTAATGATATGGATCTACGCGGTTATTCGAGGCCGATTTGGCGAAACTCTCGGCGCACTGCGCGATCGCCCGGCCATGCTGTACTCGATCGGCGGCGCCGTGTGCGGGCCGTTTCTCGGCGTCTGGACTTCACTAATTGCGGTAGCTAAGATTCCGGCCGGCGTTGCGGCTACTCTCAACGCCACAACCCCGATTTGGATCATTCCCAACGTGATCGTTTTCTACAAAGAAAAAGTCTCGCTTCGTGCCTTCTTTGGCGCTATACTGGCCGTGGGTGGCGTAGCCGTCCTGTTCATGGCCGATGAAATACTTGGACTATTCTAA